From the genome of Prunus persica cultivar Lovell chromosome G8, Prunus_persica_NCBIv2, whole genome shotgun sequence:
aaaatgaaaaaaagagaggaaaaaaaaaaatttcacttcCTGTAATTATTTAACTTTTTGGCAAATTGAATAGGaaatgttttgatttttgttcttattattaatcttaaattgtataattaatCCGTGATAATAATATGCTACAGTCACTGTTCCGGGCTTGGTTAGCTTTTGTTGGTATCACCATCTCCACGTGTCTTATGCTGAGCATTGACAAGTGCCTCCTCCGTTGTCCAAATTACACTTTAAATAACATgcaataattattattattttttctattttctttttccaaatctatttttctattttggtgCTAAGACTTTCATTCAGCCAGCTGGTCAAACGAAATAGCTCAAACTCTTTCCACGACCTCACCTTTGCATGCAAATCACATCCTTTCTTGCGCCATCTGTCATGGCCTAAAGCAAAAAACAATTGCTATAAAATCAGTCTGCTAGTGTTCCTTTGTCACCGATTAACACCAAACCAACGATTAACACCAAACCAAAGGAAACCATTCTCCatcaaaacttcaaaaatgGCGACAACTCACGCACGAGTCCCCGGCAAGCCAACCAAGACGGGCATGGCCATCCTCGAGACCGCAACAGCCACAGTCCAGAGCTTCAGCCCCATCAACAGCATCCACCAGCACCTCTGCGCCTTCCACTTGTACTCCCACGACATGACCCGTCAACTGGAAGCCCACCACTTCTGCGCCCACCAGAACAAAGAGATGCGCCAGTGCCTCATCTACGACAGCCCCAAGGCCGATGCAAAACTCATCGGCCTCGAGTACATCATCTCAGAGCTCCTCTTCCTCACCCTCCCCGACAACGAGAAGCCGCTTTGGCACTCGCATGAGTACGAGGTGAAGAGCGGCGTTCTCTTCATGCCGGGCCTACCGGGCCCCATCCAGAGGCAGGACCTGGACAAGGTGTGCAAGACGTACGGGAAGACGATTCATTTTTGGCAAGTGGATAGGGGGGATGAGTTGCCACTTGGGATTCCGCAGGTTATGTTGGCGTTGACCAGGGACGGTCAACTGCGGCTGGAGCTTGCGATAGATGTTCAGATGAGGTACGGGGTGAGCTTcgatgaggagagagagaagcgaGCTTACATGGAGGGGCCGAAGCTTGGGGTGCATCCTTTGGCTAATGGAGGAGGGAAAGGGTTGAAGACTGAGCTCAGGGAGACCGACTGCATGCCTGTAGATTCTGTTCCCAGGGTCTTTGTTTGAGTCcactgtatatatatgtatgtaaaATAAAGCTTCTATATGTTTTTTCAGTGTAATTTTCTGCTCCTGTATATATAGGCACTTACaaaacttttccattttttgtagtttaaaattttttttttttcacttaatCATCTTGGTTGgtatatttcatttcataaaAGTATACTTTTCTGAGTTGAggattttgatttaaaaaaattattataatggGAGGGTAAAAATTATAGCTCCCGAGTCCAAATGACCTAGAAAAAAAGCAATTTCATTCCTTTGGATGttcttcttttcccttttgaatTAGTTAGTTACCTGGTCAAATTGCTCAAATTTGTCTGCCAGGACTTCACCTAATGCATGCAAATCAGATCCTTGTTTTGTTAGTGCCACATCAAATTGTTCCAAAATCCTAATCCTTGATAAAATCTCTCCTTGGAACAATCTCAAACTGACTTTCTAATTTCTAGTACTTTCTCCTATATATATCAGCAGCAATTCTTTCATAATGGAATGGAATGGTCTCCTCAAGATGCCTTGAAACCCTACTTTAACACTCTTGGTAAATTCTAATACATTATTGGTCTGAAATTTTTAGGAGCATATAGCATCGATCTATCTTTGCATCCGATGTCTTGTTTGATTCCCTCCCTTCCTCCCTAATACCACTTGAAATAGAATAATATAAAGTCTCCCGTGTTCCCACTCAAGGAAAACGCCAGAGTCACAACGCATGAGGTGGGAATCGAACACAAAGCTAAAGGAACTAAAGCACGAAAAAGCAGACGAAGATGGAGGGAGAACGCTAGAATAGAATCTGTACCTTGGGAGTAATATTAAAACAAGTACGGGAAAGAGTGTGTTATTGAAAGAACTCAGAAAAAAACATCTACCAACGCATTAGAAGAGTGCAAAAGAAGTGAGGATAGAAGGCCAAATATGGCCTCGGCTACAACAGATCTCTTGATTGGCAAAATTGTAGGCATCCTCGAGAATGAAGCATCCGCCATAGCCGGTGTTGGTGATCAAGTTGATGAGATTAAACAGGAGCTTCTATACATGAAATCCTTCCTACAAGATGCTGAGGGCAAGGAACCACACACGGAAGGAGAGAAAACGTGGGTTACAATGGTGAGAAACTTGACCTTTAAAGCTGAAGTTATCGTTGACAAATTCATGTATGACATGTATGAGCAGCAAAGTCAGGGTAGATTCGCGGGGTGGCTCCAGAAACCCATTCACATTCCAAAGATTCTTTGGTATAGGCGTCAAGTCGCCATTGAGTTACAGAAAATCACAAGAACGATCAAAGCCATTCCAGAGAGGAATCAAAGATATGGTGTTGGTTCCCTAAGCAGTTCGTCTAATGATAATCACAAATGGGTGAAGAACCAAGTGGATCAGTCTTCTCTTTTCATTAAGGAAGATGAGCTCGTGGGgattgaaagaaagaagcaaacaTTGATGGAAAGGCTGATGAGTGAAGAACGACACCAAATGGTTGTGTCCGTGGTCGGTATGGGAGGATCAGGGAAGACCACTCTAGTTGCCAAGACCTTCACCGATGAAACTATAAAGAGATATTTCGACTGTTATGCATGGATAACTGTTTCCCAAACCTACGTGATTGAAGACTTATTTAGAAGCTTGATCAAGGAATTTCACCGATCAAGAAAGGAAGAGGTCCCTCCAAGCATGAGTTCTCTTGAACATACAGAACTGGTAGAGATGCTTCGCAACTACTTGGATGCCAAAAGGTACCTTGTTGTACTAGATGATGTGTGGGATATCAAACTTTGGGAACGAGTAAGGATATCGCTTCCAGATAGCAGAGCTCTTGGAAACCGGATCTTGCTTACAACTCGAAATCAAGAAATTGCATTGTATCCTTTTGGAGTAGAAAGCCATGTTTATCGAATTGAACTCCTGGAAAAGGATGAGGCTTGGGAGCTCTTTAACAAGAAAGCATTCTCAACTTATCATGAGCATTGTTGTCCACCAGAGTTTGAATCATTAGCTTCGGAACTTGTGGAAAAGTGCGAAGGCTTGCCTCTTGCAATTGTGGCTTTAAGTGGTGTTCTGTCTTCCAAGGAGTCCCCTACAGAGTGGAGCAAAGTGTACAGCAGCTTGAATTGGCAGCTGACAAACAACCCTTTGCTAAAACCTATGACGACCATCTTGTTGCTTAGTTTCGATGATTTGCCATATCAATTGAAGCATTGTTTCATGTACTGTTCCCTTTTCCCAGAAGACTATTTGATCGATGGAGAAAGGCTCATTAGATTGTGGTTGGCT
Proteins encoded in this window:
- the LOC18767391 gene encoding oil body-associated protein 1A, translated to MATTHARVPGKPTKTGMAILETATATVQSFSPINSIHQHLCAFHLYSHDMTRQLEAHHFCAHQNKEMRQCLIYDSPKADAKLIGLEYIISELLFLTLPDNEKPLWHSHEYEVKSGVLFMPGLPGPIQRQDLDKVCKTYGKTIHFWQVDRGDELPLGIPQVMLALTRDGQLRLELAIDVQMRYGVSFDEEREKRAYMEGPKLGVHPLANGGGKGLKTELRETDCMPVDSVPRVFV